One Deinococcus sp. LM3 genomic region harbors:
- a CDS encoding dienelactone hydrolase family protein: MMLKHLLSTSALLLSSLALGQAVKGADVAVTSGGRAYQSYLAAPASATPRPAVILLHSFNGLEQGYRDLVDEMAAAGYVTLALGWQTFEREPSDATVKTLVEDGLKFLGARGDVNMNAVGLTGFCAGGRYTMLLQPQLRQFKAGVAWYGFPDQGGTAAKPQAPTALIGDLSTPMLIIHGTRDVPSPVAGIYAYAQKLDAASKTFKLSVYQGEPHGFLLSGGRLTDTPASRDARRDMLAYFREWLK, from the coding sequence ATGATGCTCAAGCACCTGCTGTCCACCTCGGCCCTGCTGCTGTCGTCTCTCGCGCTGGGCCAGGCGGTCAAGGGGGCCGACGTCGCCGTGACCAGCGGCGGACGCGCCTACCAGAGCTACCTCGCCGCGCCCGCCAGCGCCACGCCCAGACCCGCCGTGATTCTCCTGCACTCCTTCAACGGGCTGGAACAGGGCTACAGGGACCTGGTGGACGAGATGGCCGCCGCCGGGTACGTGACCCTGGCGCTGGGCTGGCAGACCTTCGAGCGGGAACCCAGCGACGCCACCGTGAAAACCCTGGTCGAGGACGGACTGAAATTCCTGGGCGCGCGCGGCGACGTGAACATGAACGCCGTCGGCCTGACCGGCTTCTGCGCGGGCGGACGCTACACCATGCTGCTGCAACCGCAGCTCAGGCAGTTCAAGGCGGGCGTCGCGTGGTACGGGTTCCCGGATCAGGGCGGCACGGCCGCCAAACCGCAGGCCCCCACCGCCCTGATCGGCGACCTGAGCACGCCCATGCTGATCATTCACGGCACCAGGGACGTGCCCAGTCCCGTGGCCGGCATCTACGCCTACGCGCAGAAACTGGACGCCGCCAGCAAGACCTTCAAACTCAGCGTGTACCAGGGCGAACCGCACGGGTTCCTGCTGAGCGGAGGTCGCCTGACCGACACGCCCGCCAGCCGGGACGCGCGGCGCGACATGCTCGCGTACTTCCGGGAGTGGCTGAAGTAA
- the rny gene encoding ribonuclease Y translates to MTMIWIIVALLIGLVGGFLGGQSRGARQRAEVDDRLQREASAEAQRIRAQAEADAQRIREQADQARQDAGRRTQEAADREAQAGVQLAQLDGQREQLNSQREQIAALRAQVEAERAQAKQDAAREREALSSDRQETRRERDELKREIERLNRRAEQLDARGEKLDALEDRLEERSRTLTDHEAEITARLHQADLKLFEVANLSPEAAREEILGRLDAELEEEKAIRVKAMQERASADARRTARHVIAQAIQRSASETSAALSVSVVPIPNDAMKGRLIGREGRNIRAFEALTGVDLIIDDTPEAVILSSFNPVRREVAKHVLDALVADGRIHPTRIEEMVHKAQEEMKTFMHAQGEEAAIEAGVVGIKPGLVQLLGRMYFRTSYGQNVLKHSIQVAHLTGIMAGELGLDAGMARRAGLMHDVGKSIDREIDGTHVDIGINLAKRFGEPHEVIDAIAHHHDPENGETLYSVLVAAADAISAARPGARREELESYVRRLEQLEQIAVSFPGVQQAYAIQAGREVRVIVQPEKVTDAQATLLAREIAGRVEQDMEYPGQVQVTVVRESRAVEVAR, encoded by the coding sequence GTGACGATGATCTGGATCATTGTGGCGCTCCTGATCGGTCTGGTCGGAGGATTCCTGGGAGGGCAGTCACGCGGCGCGCGCCAGCGGGCCGAGGTGGACGACCGGCTGCAGCGGGAAGCCAGCGCCGAGGCGCAGCGGATTCGCGCGCAGGCCGAGGCGGACGCGCAGCGCATCAGGGAACAGGCCGACCAGGCCAGACAGGACGCCGGAAGAAGGACACAGGAAGCCGCCGACCGCGAGGCGCAGGCAGGCGTGCAACTCGCCCAGCTCGACGGTCAGCGTGAGCAGCTGAACAGCCAGCGTGAGCAGATCGCGGCCCTGCGCGCCCAGGTCGAGGCCGAGCGGGCGCAGGCCAAGCAGGACGCCGCGCGGGAACGCGAGGCCCTGAGCAGCGACCGTCAGGAAACGCGGCGGGAACGCGACGAACTCAAACGGGAGATCGAGCGGCTGAACCGCCGCGCCGAGCAACTCGACGCGCGCGGCGAGAAACTCGACGCCCTCGAGGACCGCCTGGAGGAACGCAGCCGCACCCTGACCGACCACGAGGCCGAGATCACGGCGCGGCTGCATCAGGCCGACCTGAAACTGTTCGAGGTGGCGAACCTGTCGCCCGAGGCGGCCCGCGAGGAGATCCTGGGCCGACTGGACGCCGAACTGGAAGAGGAGAAGGCCATCCGCGTGAAGGCCATGCAGGAACGCGCCTCGGCCGACGCACGGCGCACGGCGCGGCACGTGATCGCGCAGGCCATCCAGCGCAGCGCCTCCGAGACCAGCGCGGCGCTGAGCGTGTCGGTGGTGCCCATCCCGAACGACGCCATGAAGGGCCGCCTGATCGGCCGCGAGGGCCGCAACATCCGCGCCTTCGAGGCCCTGACCGGCGTGGACCTGATCATCGACGACACGCCGGAAGCGGTGATCCTGTCGAGCTTCAACCCGGTGCGCCGCGAGGTCGCCAAGCACGTGCTGGACGCCCTGGTCGCCGACGGCCGCATCCACCCGACCCGCATCGAGGAGATGGTGCACAAGGCGCAGGAGGAGATGAAGACCTTCATGCACGCCCAGGGTGAGGAAGCCGCCATCGAGGCGGGCGTGGTGGGCATCAAGCCGGGGCTGGTGCAGCTGCTGGGCCGCATGTACTTCCGCACCAGTTACGGACAGAACGTCCTGAAGCACTCCATTCAGGTGGCGCACCTGACCGGCATCATGGCCGGCGAGCTGGGCCTGGACGCCGGCATGGCCCGTCGCGCCGGGCTGATGCACGACGTGGGCAAGAGCATCGACCGCGAGATCGACGGCACGCACGTGGACATCGGCATCAACCTCGCCAAGCGCTTCGGCGAACCGCACGAGGTCATCGACGCCATCGCGCACCACCACGACCCGGAGAACGGCGAGACGCTGTACTCGGTGCTGGTCGCCGCCGCCGACGCCATCAGCGCCGCGAGGCCCGGCGCGCGACGCGAGGAACTCGAATCGTACGTGCGCCGCCTGGAGCAACTGGAGCAGATCGCCGTGTCGTTCCCCGGCGTGCAGCAGGCCTACGCCATCCAGGCCGGGCGCGAGGTGCGCGTGATCGTGCAGCCGGAGAAGGTCACGGACGCCCAGGCGACCCTGCTGGCCCGCGAGATCGCCGGTCGCGTCGAGCAGGACATGGAGTACCCCGGTCAGGTGCAGGTGACCGTCGTGCGTGAAAGCCGCGCCGTGGAAGTCGCCCGCTAA
- a CDS encoding MOSC domain-containing protein, translating to MKTIHELRATFPRPGRVEWIGLRPARRAPLLQVAQIEAHPLVGLIGDHGKLAPPRLTALTGEAGETGVRAPAPPVPGGPGRRQVTLIQAEHLPVIAALCGRAEVTPDLLRRNIVISRIPLLALKDARFQIGEVILEGTGECHPCSRMEETLGEGGYNAVRGHGGLTARVIRGGLIREGDTLTPLLP from the coding sequence GTGAAGACCATCCATGAACTGCGCGCCACCTTCCCCCGGCCGGGGCGGGTCGAGTGGATCGGGCTGCGGCCCGCCCGCCGCGCCCCGCTGCTGCAGGTGGCGCAGATCGAGGCGCACCCGCTCGTCGGCCTGATCGGGGATCACGGGAAACTGGCCCCGCCCCGCCTGACGGCCCTGACCGGCGAGGCGGGCGAAACCGGGGTCCGTGCGCCCGCGCCGCCGGTACCGGGCGGGCCGGGGCGGCGGCAGGTGACACTCATCCAGGCCGAGCACCTGCCGGTCATCGCGGCGCTGTGCGGGCGGGCGGAGGTCACGCCGGACCTGCTGCGGCGCAACATCGTGATCAGCCGCATTCCCCTGCTGGCCCTCAAGGACGCCCGCTTCCAGATCGGCGAGGTGATCCTGGAAGGCACGGGCGAATGTCACCCCTGCTCGCGCATGGAAGAAACCCTGGGCGAGGGGGGCTACAACGCCGTACGCGGGCACGGGGGCCTGACCGCCCGCGTCATCCGGGGCGGCCTGATCCGCGAGGGGGACACCCTCACGCCGCTCCTGCCCTGA
- the rpsF gene encoding 30S ribosomal protein S6, giving the protein MNQYDLNLILNPNLSAEQVSIEKDYIETTVKNAGSEIAGLDELGNRRLAYAVNKDREGYYLMYTIKGSGNPEKDIASTLRLRDHVRRVLVVKDRPEWKTKKA; this is encoded by the coding sequence ATGAACCAGTACGACCTGAACCTGATCCTGAACCCCAACCTCAGCGCCGAGCAGGTGAGCATCGAGAAGGACTACATCGAGACCACCGTGAAGAACGCCGGGAGCGAGATCGCTGGCCTTGACGAGCTCGGCAACCGCCGCCTCGCCTACGCCGTGAACAAGGACCGCGAGGGCTACTACCTGATGTACACCATCAAGGGCAGCGGCAACCCGGAGAAGGACATCGCTTCCACGCTGCGTCTGCGTGACCACGTGCGCCGCGTCCTGGTGGTCAAGGACCGCCCGGAATGGAAGACCAAGAAGGCCTGA
- a CDS encoding GNAT family N-acetyltransferase, which produces MTDLRSFTPADADAFAALQLAALGRAGSGEDLLAADARRPPTDLLRRQLLVSADGEVLGATQLQTWAFSPPGFLHAQLMVHPHARGQGHGSALWQDLLAAARQAGARGLHTDVPDPDPADRDWAARRGFTVQAHRFASQLDLTRFDPAAFEPQRQAAQAQGVTFTDLSSTDLSGTDLSSADGTTLDRYLNFVADRLIETPDLAGHPRWPLTQVREILRLDHDPRPDWLVLAIGPDGEWLGTSAMIRFRSLPFAYNELTALHPQARGRGLALPLKLQVIERARREGFTTMRTNNHSLNAPMLAVNRRLGFVQQAGRFEMHRPLP; this is translated from the coding sequence ATGACGGACCTGCGCTCCTTCACCCCGGCCGACGCGGACGCCTTCGCCGCCCTGCAACTCGCGGCACTCGGCCGCGCCGGAAGCGGCGAGGACCTGCTGGCCGCCGACGCCCGACGCCCACCCACCGACCTGCTGCGCCGACAGCTGCTGGTCTCGGCAGACGGTGAGGTCCTGGGTGCCACGCAGCTTCAGACCTGGGCCTTCTCGCCGCCCGGTTTCCTGCACGCGCAGCTGATGGTGCACCCGCATGCACGCGGGCAGGGGCACGGCAGCGCGCTGTGGCAGGACCTGCTGGCCGCCGCGCGCCAGGCCGGAGCGCGCGGACTGCACACCGACGTGCCCGACCCGGACCCCGCCGACCGCGACTGGGCGGCGCGGCGGGGCTTTACCGTGCAGGCCCACCGCTTCGCCTCGCAGCTGGACCTGACCCGTTTCGACCCCGCCGCCTTCGAGCCGCAGCGGCAGGCAGCGCAGGCGCAGGGCGTGACCTTCACTGACCTGAGCAGCACTGACCTGAGCGGCACCGACCTGAGCAGTGCAGATGGGACTACCCTGGACCGCTACCTGAACTTCGTGGCCGACCGTCTGATCGAAACCCCGGACCTTGCCGGACACCCCCGCTGGCCGCTGACGCAGGTGCGCGAGATCCTGCGCCTGGACCACGATCCCCGGCCCGACTGGCTGGTCCTGGCCATCGGTCCGGATGGCGAGTGGCTGGGCACCAGCGCCATGATCCGGTTCCGCAGCCTGCCGTTCGCGTACAACGAACTGACCGCCCTGCACCCGCAGGCGCGCGGACGGGGGCTGGCACTGCCCCTGAAACTGCAGGTGATCGAACGGGCGCGGCGTGAGGGGTTCACGACCATGCGCACCAACAACCACTCCCTGAACGCGCCCATGCTGGCCGTGAACCGCCGCCTGGGCTTCGTGCAGCAGGCCGGACGCTTCGAGATGCACCGGCCGCTGCCCTGA
- a CDS encoding ABC transporter permease, whose product MRRGRRRRVGAALLWPTLLLGCLIPGVLPALINPLGLGEIGTFESPLWRLTLTHLGLVLLSSVVVLGLGVPLAVAVTRPGRDALRRLADTLVGLGQTVPTFAVLALAVPVLGFGWAPTLLGLIVYGVVPVVSNAVVGLQGVSPGAVDAARGMGMSARQRLWRVELPLARPVILAGVRTSTVYNVGTATVGAALGAGGLGEPIINGLSQQNTALVLTGAVLAALLALSLDALMSLSGPAD is encoded by the coding sequence TTGAGGAGGGGGCGCCGTAGAAGGGTCGGGGCGGCGCTGCTGTGGCCCACGCTGCTGCTGGGCTGCCTGATTCCCGGCGTGCTGCCTGCCCTGATCAACCCGCTCGGACTGGGTGAGATCGGGACGTTCGAGTCGCCGCTGTGGCGTCTCACGCTCACGCACCTGGGACTGGTGCTGCTGTCCAGCGTGGTCGTGCTGGGGCTGGGCGTGCCGCTGGCGGTCGCCGTGACCCGCCCCGGCCGGGACGCGCTGCGCCGGCTCGCAGACACCCTGGTGGGCCTGGGGCAGACCGTACCGACCTTCGCGGTGCTGGCGCTGGCCGTCCCGGTGCTGGGGTTCGGCTGGGCGCCCACGCTGCTGGGCCTGATCGTGTACGGGGTGGTGCCGGTCGTCAGTAACGCCGTGGTGGGCCTGCAGGGCGTGTCGCCCGGCGCGGTGGACGCGGCGCGCGGCATGGGCATGAGCGCCCGGCAACGCCTGTGGCGGGTTGAGCTGCCACTGGCGCGCCCGGTGATCCTGGCTGGCGTGCGGACCAGCACGGTGTACAACGTCGGGACCGCCACGGTCGGCGCGGCGCTCGGGGCGGGTGGCCTGGGAGAACCGATCATCAACGGCCTGTCCCAGCAGAACACCGCGCTGGTGCTGACGGGCGCGGTGCTCGCGGCCCTGCTGGCCCTCAGTCTCGACGCACTGATGTCCCTGTCCGGCCCGGCCGACTGA
- the rplI gene encoding 50S ribosomal protein L9 gives MQVILLEPGKLGKTGDIVIVKDGYARNWLIPQGIVAPATSSNMKSLEARVRSRQKVLAQEKAAAEDLASRLNGVAVELSVRAGEGKIYGAVTHADVAGSLDKLGFDVDKRKIDMPKTVKEIGEYDIAYRAHPEVTIPMKLVVHASK, from the coding sequence ATGCAAGTGATTCTTCTTGAACCCGGCAAGCTGGGCAAAACCGGCGACATCGTGATCGTCAAGGACGGCTACGCCCGTAACTGGCTGATTCCCCAGGGAATCGTCGCGCCCGCCACCAGCAGCAACATGAAAAGCCTCGAAGCGCGCGTCCGCTCCCGCCAGAAAGTCCTGGCGCAGGAAAAAGCCGCCGCCGAGGACCTCGCCAGCCGCCTGAACGGCGTCGCCGTTGAACTCAGCGTGCGCGCCGGCGAAGGCAAGATCTACGGCGCCGTGACCCACGCCGACGTGGCCGGCAGCCTGGACAAGCTGGGCTTCGACGTGGACAAGCGCAAGATCGACATGCCGAAAACCGTCAAGGAAATCGGCGAGTACGACATTGCCTACCGCGCCCACCCCGAAGTCACCATCCCCATGAAACTCGTGGTTCACGCCTCGAAGTAA
- a CDS encoding serine/threonine-protein kinase has translation MPDQNTLSTYTLHRVIGRGNTSLVRLATDPRGQQVAVKIPHAETLAVQDSAELFGNEVRLTLQFRHPHLVQGFGGTPFGPQAFLAVQYYPDGALSEQLQRDGTPLTLEGALRILADVASALAYLHHLGAVHQDVKAQNVYVNTEGRAALGDLGNTYFLAQGGKVSGSPYYMAPEIYHGESSSAASDVYSLGILAYELLSGERPYHGNTYEELMVAHLTRFPPPLAHLNPQVPRNVARLAELALAKRTGERPTADALRRALLTALGETPADEVYETDEKAPEPAARLVGRHGPPVKPAVAAAVTPEAAREDGGSRWNPFKRRK, from the coding sequence ATGCCTGATCAGAACACCCTGTCCACCTACACCCTGCACCGCGTGATCGGTCGTGGGAACACGTCCCTGGTCCGTCTCGCCACCGATCCCCGTGGTCAGCAGGTCGCCGTGAAGATCCCGCACGCCGAGACGCTGGCCGTGCAGGACTCGGCGGAACTGTTCGGGAACGAGGTGCGCCTGACCCTCCAGTTCCGGCATCCGCACCTGGTGCAGGGCTTCGGGGGAACGCCGTTCGGACCGCAGGCCTTCCTGGCCGTGCAGTACTACCCGGACGGCGCGCTGAGCGAGCAGTTGCAGCGCGACGGTACGCCCCTGACCCTGGAGGGAGCCCTGCGGATCCTGGCGGACGTGGCGTCGGCCCTGGCCTACCTGCACCACCTGGGGGCCGTGCACCAGGACGTGAAGGCGCAGAACGTGTACGTGAACACAGAAGGCCGCGCCGCGCTGGGCGACCTGGGGAACACGTACTTCCTGGCGCAGGGCGGCAAGGTCAGCGGCAGTCCGTACTACATGGCGCCCGAGATCTACCACGGCGAGAGCAGCAGCGCCGCCAGCGACGTGTACAGCCTGGGCATCCTGGCGTACGAACTCCTGAGCGGCGAGCGGCCCTACCACGGCAACACCTACGAGGAGCTGATGGTGGCGCACCTGACGCGCTTCCCGCCGCCGCTGGCGCACCTGAACCCGCAGGTGCCGCGCAACGTGGCGCGGCTGGCCGAACTGGCCCTGGCCAAACGCACGGGTGAGCGCCCCACCGCCGACGCGCTGCGCCGCGCCCTGCTGACCGCGCTGGGAGAGACGCCTGCCGACGAGGTCTACGAGACCGACGAGAAGGCCCCGGAACCGGCGGCCCGCCTGGTGGGCCGTCACGGGCCGCCGGTCAAGCCAGCCGTGGCGGCGGCCGTGACGCCCGAAGCGGCCAGGGAGGACGGCGGCTCCCGCTGGAATCCCTTCAAACGCCGCAAGTAG
- a CDS encoding single-stranded DNA-binding protein, whose amino-acid sequence MARGMNHVYLIGALARDPELRYTPNGTAVFEATVAGEDHIVGNDGRERKLPWYHRVSILGKPAEWQAERNLKGGDAVMVEGSLEYSQWEAPEGGKRSMVRVKSLRMEQLGYAPELVQDAGGGVRMGSGMNEVILIGNVVRDPELRYTPAGDAVLGLGLAVNETWNDRQGQKQEKTHWIDVTLWRELAESMKELRKGDPVLVQGRLVNEAWTDRDGNKRNSTKVEATRVEALSRGAGAGNPAATPAGPRTQTASSAARPQQSGYAPSRAANTGNRSGGLDIDQGLDDFPPEEEDLPF is encoded by the coding sequence ATGGCCCGAGGCATGAACCACGTTTACCTGATCGGCGCACTCGCCCGCGACCCCGAACTGCGCTACACCCCCAACGGGACCGCCGTGTTCGAGGCCACCGTGGCCGGAGAAGACCACATCGTCGGCAACGACGGACGTGAACGCAAACTCCCCTGGTATCACCGCGTGTCCATTCTCGGCAAACCCGCCGAGTGGCAGGCCGAACGGAACCTGAAAGGCGGCGACGCCGTGATGGTCGAGGGCAGCCTGGAATACAGCCAGTGGGAAGCGCCCGAAGGCGGCAAACGCAGCATGGTGCGCGTCAAGTCGCTCCGTATGGAGCAGCTCGGCTACGCCCCGGAACTCGTGCAGGACGCCGGAGGCGGCGTACGCATGGGCAGCGGCATGAACGAAGTGATTCTCATCGGGAACGTCGTCCGCGACCCCGAACTGCGCTACACCCCCGCCGGCGACGCCGTGCTCGGACTCGGCCTGGCCGTGAACGAGACCTGGAACGACCGTCAGGGACAGAAGCAGGAGAAAACCCACTGGATTGATGTCACGCTGTGGCGTGAACTGGCCGAGAGCATGAAAGAACTCCGCAAGGGGGACCCCGTGCTCGTGCAGGGAAGACTGGTCAACGAAGCGTGGACCGACCGCGACGGTAACAAACGCAACTCCACCAAAGTAGAGGCGACGCGAGTCGAAGCCCTGTCCCGAGGCGCAGGCGCCGGTAACCCTGCAGCCACCCCCGCCGGACCTCGCACGCAGACCGCGAGCAGTGCGGCGCGCCCCCAGCAGAGCGGCTACGCTCCCAGCCGGGCGGCGAACACGGGGAACCGTTCGGGCGGCTTAGATATTGACCAAGGTCTCGACGATTTCCCACCGGAAGAAGAAGACCTGCCGTTCTGA
- a CDS encoding YqhA family protein — protein MAKRSPPASLSATRRRTLAGAFGFTRLIVELGVLSSFAFSLALFVAAIAQAYVTIRAALGRLGEAETTKTLIVAAVEQADTLLVGVALLIISFGLQALFVGRVQNVPAWLHIRSFDDLKQKLIGIVVVALAVNFFSVALEWKGGTDILAYGAALAAVILAVGVYSVILSRQGSGHPAQDAPDQP, from the coding sequence ATGGCGAAACGTTCCCCCCCGGCCTCCCTCAGCGCCACGCGGCGCCGCACGCTGGCGGGCGCGTTCGGGTTCACGCGCCTGATCGTGGAACTGGGCGTCCTGAGTTCATTCGCGTTCAGTCTGGCGCTGTTCGTGGCCGCGATCGCGCAGGCGTACGTGACCATCCGCGCCGCGCTGGGCCGCCTGGGCGAGGCCGAGACCACCAAGACCCTGATCGTCGCGGCGGTCGAGCAGGCCGACACGCTGCTGGTGGGCGTGGCCCTGCTGATCATCTCGTTCGGATTGCAGGCGCTGTTCGTGGGACGCGTGCAGAACGTCCCGGCGTGGCTGCACATCCGGTCCTTCGACGACCTGAAACAGAAACTGATCGGGATCGTGGTCGTGGCGCTCGCCGTGAACTTCTTCAGCGTCGCGCTGGAATGGAAGGGCGGCACCGACATTCTCGCGTACGGCGCGGCGCTGGCCGCCGTGATCCTGGCAGTGGGCGTGTACTCCGTGATCCTGAGCCGTCAGGGATCCGGGCACCCGGCCCAGGACGCGCCGGATCAGCCGTGA
- a CDS encoding tRNA (adenine(22)-N(1))-methyltransferase TrmK, producing the protein MTGTGITASGRGGPVLDDRLETVLSLIRAESHADIGSDHAALPLELVRRGHIERGVIVELNPGPLENARQAVARADLGDRLDVRHGDGLTPLAPGEVPSVSLTGMGALTMRGILERGAARRVHPDAVVVQPNDNPAPLREWALGAGYHLRAERLASGYWTYPVLRFERADGPDRAYEGLSPDAARRYGPLLLREGSALLRRQVWADVTRLTPLAAPGRPAALELATAHAALAWLDG; encoded by the coding sequence GTGACCGGAACTGGCATCACCGCATCTGGCAGGGGCGGGCCTGTTCTGGACGACCGCCTGGAGACGGTCCTGTCGCTGATCCGCGCGGAGTCGCACGCGGACATCGGCAGTGATCACGCGGCCCTGCCGCTGGAACTCGTGCGGCGCGGCCACATCGAACGCGGCGTGATCGTGGAACTGAACCCCGGTCCGCTGGAGAACGCGCGGCAGGCTGTGGCCCGCGCGGACCTGGGCGACCGTCTGGATGTCCGGCACGGCGACGGTCTGACTCCCCTGGCGCCCGGCGAGGTGCCCAGCGTCAGCCTGACCGGCATGGGCGCGCTGACCATGCGCGGCATCCTGGAACGCGGCGCGGCCCGGCGGGTGCATCCGGACGCCGTGGTCGTGCAACCGAACGACAACCCGGCCCCGCTACGCGAGTGGGCGCTCGGGGCCGGGTATCACCTGCGGGCCGAGCGGCTGGCCAGCGGGTACTGGACCTACCCGGTCCTGCGGTTCGAGCGGGCCGACGGCCCCGACCGCGCCTACGAGGGCCTGTCACCCGACGCGGCGCGGCGCTACGGGCCGCTCCTGCTGCGTGAAGGGAGTGCGCTGCTGCGCCGGCAGGTATGGGCGGACGTGACCCGCCTGACCCCGCTGGCCGCGCCGGGCCGCCCGGCTGCGCTGGAACTCGCCACGGCGCACGCGGCGCTGGCGTGGCTGGACGGCTAG
- a CDS encoding CarD family transcriptional regulator translates to MKQTAFQPGDRVVLPPYGIGVVRGTCLRPVSGQAHAYYQVEFPNTSSKAFVPVAAPDIAGMRAALTARDMPALLDSLKTSSLNLPRQWAARHRRVTEILVGGNPFELAILTCELRRWNVERGLPDLDRQAFRRAIKLLEQEVSGLQDQGAQDVQNLLVHAWNETPQQG, encoded by the coding sequence TTGAAGCAGACCGCCTTTCAACCCGGTGACCGCGTCGTTCTTCCCCCCTACGGTATTGGCGTGGTGCGGGGCACCTGCCTGCGCCCCGTATCAGGGCAGGCCCACGCCTACTATCAGGTCGAGTTCCCCAACACCAGCAGCAAGGCCTTCGTGCCGGTCGCCGCGCCGGACATAGCCGGGATGCGCGCCGCGCTGACCGCCCGCGACATGCCGGCCCTGCTGGACTCCCTGAAGACCAGCAGCCTGAACCTGCCCCGGCAGTGGGCGGCCCGTCACCGCCGCGTCACCGAGATCCTGGTGGGCGGCAATCCCTTCGAACTGGCCATCCTGACCTGCGAGCTGCGCCGCTGGAACGTGGAACGCGGGCTGCCGGACCTGGACCGTCAGGCCTTCCGCCGCGCCATCAAGCTGCTCGAGCAGGAGGTCAGCGGCCTTCAGGACCAGGGCGCGCAGGACGTTCAGAACCTGCTGGTCCACGCCTGGAACGAGACCCCGCAGCAGGGCTGA
- the prfB gene encoding peptide chain release factor 2 (programmed frameshift): MQELLEKLASLREYLDIPGKARKLNELDRELGDPELWNNAARARQVTQEAGTVRRIVEGYTSLESDAQGLSEMLEMADADEREMLMEEQESIQKRVDDLYRETLFTMKHADTSAIVRVKSGAGGTESMDWAGMLTRMFMRWAERRGYKVDLIDQVDGEQAGVISSEFIIRGDKAFGMMLPEHGVHRLVRVSPFDSNNRRHTSFASVDVVPEVPVEEINIHIPDSDLRRDVFRSQGAGGQGVNTTDSAVRLTHLPTGLAVASQQTRSQIKNHEIALQILKQRLYDIEVKKREDEEAKARGEQKKIEWGSQIRSYVLDKQYIKDHRTGVMKHNPADVLDGDLDDLMWAGLEWLAGKRVAEESGDDE; this comes from the exons ATGCAGGAACTACTGGAAAAACTGGCGTCGCTCCGGGAGTACCTT GACATTCCCGGCAAAGCACGCAAACTGAACGAACTGGACCGCGAACTCGGGGATCCGGAGCTGTGGAACAACGCCGCCCGCGCGCGGCAGGTCACGCAGGAAGCCGGCACGGTCCGCCGGATCGTCGAGGGCTACACCAGCCTGGAATCCGACGCGCAGGGCCTCAGCGAGATGCTGGAGATGGCCGACGCCGACGAACGCGAGATGCTCATGGAGGAACAGGAGAGCATCCAGAAACGCGTGGATGACCTGTACCGTGAGACGCTGTTCACCATGAAGCACGCCGACACCTCGGCCATCGTGCGCGTCAAGAGCGGCGCGGGCGGCACCGAGAGCATGGACTGGGCCGGCATGTTGACCCGCATGTTCATGCGCTGGGCCGAGCGGCGCGGCTACAAGGTCGACTTGATCGATCAGGTGGACGGTGAGCAGGCCGGCGTGATCAGCAGCGAATTCATCATCCGTGGCGACAAGGCCTTCGGCATGATGCTGCCCGAACACGGCGTCCACCGGCTGGTGCGCGTGTCGCCGTTCGACAGCAACAACCGCCGCCACACGTCGTTCGCGTCGGTGGACGTGGTCCCGGAAGTTCCGGTCGAGGAGATCAACATCCACATTCCGGACAGTGACCTGCGCCGCGACGTGTTCCGTTCGCAGGGTGCCGGGGGTCAGGGCGTGAACACCACCGACTCGGCCGTGCGACTGACCCACCTTCCGACCGGTCTGGCCGTGGCGTCGCAGCAGACGCGGTCTCAGATCAAGAACCACGAGATCGCCCTGCAGATCCTCAAGCAGCGTCTGTACGACATCGAGGTCAAGAAACGCGAGGACGAGGAAGCCAAGGCGCGCGGCGAGCAGAAGAAGATCGAGTGGGGATCGCAGATCCGCTCGTACGTGCTGGACAAGCAGTACATCAAGGACCACCGCACGGGCGTCATGAAACACAACCCCGCCGACGTGCTGGACGGCGACCTGGACGACCTGATGTGGGCCGGTCTGGAGTGGCTGGCCGGAAAACGCGTCGCCGAGGAAAGCGGAGACGACGAGTAA
- the rpsR gene encoding 30S ribosomal protein S18: MTQSSNAERKPRGKGPKRPRKPKVDPFSIGELEITDYKDVKMLRRFVSDTGKILPRRRTGLSAKHQRRIAQTIKIARQLALLPYTEKLVRK, encoded by the coding sequence ATGACCCAATCCAGCAACGCCGAGCGCAAACCGCGCGGCAAGGGACCCAAGCGTCCCCGCAAGCCGAAGGTCGATCCTTTCTCCATCGGAGAACTGGAAATCACCGATTACAAAGACGTGAAGATGCTGCGCCGTTTCGTCAGTGACACGGGCAAAATCCTCCCTCGCCGCCGCACGGGCCTCTCGGCCAAGCACCAGCGCCGCATTGCGCAGACGATCAAGATCGCCCGCCAGCTGGCCCTGCTGCCCTACACCGAGAAGCTCGTCCGGAAATAA